The proteins below come from a single Xiphophorus couchianus chromosome 20, X_couchianus-1.0, whole genome shotgun sequence genomic window:
- the ldlrad2 gene encoding uncharacterized protein ldlrad2 isoform X3 — MNPASQQDYRCRSCYHSGFLPGAVLPTVNLVDFCGQTIRRDGMIVKSHQESKKYYFVTMGTDCHLTMQASSPKDKVQFYFRFFLVYSLLRVAPLSPAPLVQESSRSSTFLNSRLDPTSGGSPEDPCYAGSYLQFYDGRDRSSPALGPPLCGKTAPRPVLSTGNYLTLRLVTRGTQPRVDFVGDFTSFRLGFNQSECRSEPYFTCRNGKCIPVSLVCDDKDVDNCGDGSDLEENLTGCKGQLSSTERPPQISTPTLSLVSLPTHVGGRCMNCSVTRSSVRRESVTVSSSSSSLLALYVVLGVVAGGLVLCWCCWSPAWFLWRLSVCRFLPCCKSTCASCTFFPCNCANAKEQRVAKVSPHTPVSRNPPDPAASAGDNPC; from the exons TGAATCTGGTGGATTTCTGTGGCCAAACAATCCGAAGAGATGGAATGATCGTCAAGTCACACCAGGAATCCAAAAAGTACTACTTTGTGACCATGGGAACAGACTGTCACCTCACCATGCAGGCCAGCTCCCCTAAAGACAAGGTCCAGTTCTACTTTCGCTTCTTCCTAGTCTACAGTTTGCTCAGAGTGGCTCCTTTAAGCCCCGCCCCTCTCGTCCAAGAGTCCTCACGTAGCTCCACCTTTCTCAACTCAAGACTTGATCCCACGTCCGGTGGAAGCCCAGAAGACCCGTGTTATGCCGGCTCCTACCTTCAGTTCTATGACGGAAGAGACCGGAGCTCCCCAGCTCTTGGGCCGCCTCTCTGCGGGAAGACTGCTCCCCGGCCAGTTCTGTCCACAGGAAACTACTTGACCCTAAGGCTGGTGACGCGGGGGACTCAGCCCAGGGTTGATTTTGTTGGAGACTTTACCTCCTTCAGACTGG ggttcaaccaatcagagtgtAGAAGTGAGCCCTACTTCACCTGTAGAAATGGAAAGTGCATCCCCGTCAGTCTTGTGTGTGACGATAAAGACGTTGACAACTGTGGAGATGGAAGTGACTTGGAGGAAAATCTGACAGGCTGCAAAG GTCAGCTTTCATCCACTGAACGCCCGCCCCAGATTTCTACACCAACCCTGTCCTTGGTGAGTCTACCAACCCATGTTGGTGGGAGGTGTATGAACTGCAGTGTAACACGCAGCAGTGTGAGGCGGGAGTCAGTAACCG tctcctcctcgtcctcgtctCTGCTGGCTTTATACGTCGTCCTGGGTGTAGTGGCGGGGGGCTTGGTTctctgctggtgctgctggtcGCCTGCTTGGTTCCTGTGGCGGCTCAGCGTCTGCCGCTTCTTGCCGTGCTGCAAGTCAACCTGCGCCTCCTGCACTTTCTTTCCCTGCAACTGTGCAAACGCCAAGGAACAGCGAGTGGCAAAGGTCAGCCCTCACACGCCGGTCAGCAGGAACCCCCCGGACCCAGCGGCCAGCGCCGGCGACAATCCGTGTTGA
- the ldlrad2 gene encoding low-density lipoprotein receptor class A domain-containing protein 2 isoform X2, translating into MMGLKPPNRYLLLLLCFNSLCCSAIESVNLVDFCGQTIRRDGMIVKSHQESKKYYFVTMGTDCHLTMQASSPKDKVQFYFRFFLVYSLLRVAPLSPAPLVQESSRSSTFLNSRLDPTSGGSPEDPCYAGSYLQFYDGRDRSSPALGPPLCGKTAPRPVLSTGNYLTLRLVTRGTQPRVDFVGDFTSFRLGFNQSECRSEPYFTCRNGKCIPVSLVCDDKDVDNCGDGSDLEENLTGCKGQLSSTERPPQISTPTLSLVSLPTHVGGRCMNCSVTRSSVRRESVTGKYCLKNNLFSFFTPDSRNIATSKRPLGRHDWWIAHAPKELLKPYMFYIARNKSTQIPISVLAGLSSWKHFIVCCEKWQVYQLKTLSISDHFPPAL; encoded by the exons TGAATCTGGTGGATTTCTGTGGCCAAACAATCCGAAGAGATGGAATGATCGTCAAGTCACACCAGGAATCCAAAAAGTACTACTTTGTGACCATGGGAACAGACTGTCACCTCACCATGCAGGCCAGCTCCCCTAAAGACAAGGTCCAGTTCTACTTTCGCTTCTTCCTAGTCTACAGTTTGCTCAGAGTGGCTCCTTTAAGCCCCGCCCCTCTCGTCCAAGAGTCCTCACGTAGCTCCACCTTTCTCAACTCAAGACTTGATCCCACGTCCGGTGGAAGCCCAGAAGACCCGTGTTATGCCGGCTCCTACCTTCAGTTCTATGACGGAAGAGACCGGAGCTCCCCAGCTCTTGGGCCGCCTCTCTGCGGGAAGACTGCTCCCCGGCCAGTTCTGTCCACAGGAAACTACTTGACCCTAAGGCTGGTGACGCGGGGGACTCAGCCCAGGGTTGATTTTGTTGGAGACTTTACCTCCTTCAGACTGG ggttcaaccaatcagagtgtAGAAGTGAGCCCTACTTCACCTGTAGAAATGGAAAGTGCATCCCCGTCAGTCTTGTGTGTGACGATAAAGACGTTGACAACTGTGGAGATGGAAGTGACTTGGAGGAAAATCTGACAGGCTGCAAAG GTCAGCTTTCATCCACTGAACGCCCGCCCCAGATTTCTACACCAACCCTGTCCTTGGTGAGTCTACCAACCCATGTTGGTGGGAGGTGTATGAACTGCAGTGTAACACGCAGCAGTGTGAGGCGGGAGTCAGTAACCGGTAAGTACTGTctgaaaaataatcttttttctttttttactccagACAGCAGAAACATCGCAACTTCCAAACGTCCTCTTGGACGTCATGATTGGTGGATTGCTCATGCCCCTAAAGAGTTATTAAAACCATACATGTTTTATATAGCTCGTAATAAGTCTACTCAAATACCAATTTCTGTTTTGGCTGGCCTGAGTTCCTGGAAGCATTTTATTGTCTGCTGTGAAAAGTGGCAGGTTTATCAACTAAAAACACTGTCAATTTCAGACCACTTTCCTCCGGCCCTATGA
- the ldlrad2 gene encoding uncharacterized protein ldlrad2 isoform X1 — protein MNPASQQDYRCRSCYHSGFLPGAVLPTVNLVDFCGQTIRRDGMIVKSHQESKKYYFVTMGTDCHLTMQASSPKDKVQFYFRFFLVYSLLRVAPLSPAPLVQESSRSSTFLNSRLDPTSGGSPEDPCYAGSYLQFYDGRDRSSPALGPPLCGKTAPRPVLSTGNYLTLRLVTRGTQPRVDFVGDFTSFRLGFNQSECRSEPYFTCRNGKCIPVSLVCDDKDVDNCGDGSDLEENLTGCKGQLSSTERPPQISTPTLSLVSLPTHVGGRCMNCSVTRSSVRRESVTGKYCLKNNLFSFFTPDSRNIATSKRPLGRHDWWIAHAPKELLKPYMFYIARNKSTQIPISVLAGLSSWKHFIVCCEKWQVYQLKTLSISDHFPPAL, from the exons TGAATCTGGTGGATTTCTGTGGCCAAACAATCCGAAGAGATGGAATGATCGTCAAGTCACACCAGGAATCCAAAAAGTACTACTTTGTGACCATGGGAACAGACTGTCACCTCACCATGCAGGCCAGCTCCCCTAAAGACAAGGTCCAGTTCTACTTTCGCTTCTTCCTAGTCTACAGTTTGCTCAGAGTGGCTCCTTTAAGCCCCGCCCCTCTCGTCCAAGAGTCCTCACGTAGCTCCACCTTTCTCAACTCAAGACTTGATCCCACGTCCGGTGGAAGCCCAGAAGACCCGTGTTATGCCGGCTCCTACCTTCAGTTCTATGACGGAAGAGACCGGAGCTCCCCAGCTCTTGGGCCGCCTCTCTGCGGGAAGACTGCTCCCCGGCCAGTTCTGTCCACAGGAAACTACTTGACCCTAAGGCTGGTGACGCGGGGGACTCAGCCCAGGGTTGATTTTGTTGGAGACTTTACCTCCTTCAGACTGG ggttcaaccaatcagagtgtAGAAGTGAGCCCTACTTCACCTGTAGAAATGGAAAGTGCATCCCCGTCAGTCTTGTGTGTGACGATAAAGACGTTGACAACTGTGGAGATGGAAGTGACTTGGAGGAAAATCTGACAGGCTGCAAAG GTCAGCTTTCATCCACTGAACGCCCGCCCCAGATTTCTACACCAACCCTGTCCTTGGTGAGTCTACCAACCCATGTTGGTGGGAGGTGTATGAACTGCAGTGTAACACGCAGCAGTGTGAGGCGGGAGTCAGTAACCGGTAAGTACTGTctgaaaaataatcttttttctttttttactccagACAGCAGAAACATCGCAACTTCCAAACGTCCTCTTGGACGTCATGATTGGTGGATTGCTCATGCCCCTAAAGAGTTATTAAAACCATACATGTTTTATATAGCTCGTAATAAGTCTACTCAAATACCAATTTCTGTTTTGGCTGGCCTGAGTTCCTGGAAGCATTTTATTGTCTGCTGTGAAAAGTGGCAGGTTTATCAACTAAAAACACTGTCAATTTCAGACCACTTTCCTCCGGCCCTATGA